One region of Manis pentadactyla isolate mManPen7 chromosome 9, mManPen7.hap1, whole genome shotgun sequence genomic DNA includes:
- the LOC130678873 gene encoding uncharacterized protein LOC130678873: protein MGLVPTPGVWPLCAHWSPSPHFCPCALSTGCPLTPGAALRAVFRAPRWAQLHSWQCHLALASSPHARHIPDPSSIRPLLLTEEEARPRRDSGETESHGRSRQDSPSPSLLPDPVPRGVSGLSPPGICPHPPRSRAPHAPNPPCPVPPMPSALRLPCLQFVKVPSSVAPSQLFNLLLAEWHLPTPNLVVSLVGEERPFAMKSWLRDILCKGLVKAAQSTGAWILTSALRVGLARHIGQAVRDHSLASTSSKARVVAIGITSLGRVLHRQLLDDAQEDSPAIHYPTHGRSSQGPTCSLDSNHAYFILVQPGPPGQGDGLTELQLRLEKHVSEQRTGYGGSVRRHLGRLRGPYEAICQNSCHTADPQVRASHSGSLISSLLGEDLRQRHSSASVVWPVRGPQLAQRRSPEHVRL, encoded by the exons ATGGGGCTGGTCCCCACACCCGGCGTCTGGCCACTGTGTGCTCACTGGAGCCCGAGCCCCCATTTCTGCCCCTGTGCACTGAGCACTGGGTGCCCACTCACCCCCGGGGCTGCTCTCAGGGCCGTGTTCAGAGCCCCCAGGTGGGCACAACTCCACAGCTGGCAATGCCATCTGGCCCTGGCCTCCTCGCCCCATGCACGGCACATCCCGGATCCCTCCTCTATCCGGCCCCTGCTTCTCACCGAGGAGGAAGCCAGACCCAGACGGGACTCAGGAGAAACTGAGTCACACGGCAGGTCACGGCAGGACTCGCCAAGCCCTAGCCTCCTGCCTGACCCTGTGCCTAGAGGGGTCTCAGGCCTTTCTCCTCCTGGTATCTGCCCCCACCCACCAAGGTCCAGGGCTCCCCATGCCCCAAATCCCCCATGCCCAGTGCCGCCCATGCCCAGTGCCCTGAGGCTGCCCTGCCTGCAGTTTGTGAAGGTGCCAAGCAGCGTGGCCCCCTCCCAGCTCTTCAACCTCCTGCTGGCGGAGTGGCACCTGCCCACCCCCAACCTCGTGGTGTCTCTGGTGGGCGAGGAGCGGCCCTTTGCCATGAAGTCCTGGCTGCGGGACATCCTGTGCAAGGGGCTGGTGAAGGCAGCTCAGAGCACGG GCGCCTGGATCCTGACCAGCGCACTCCGTGTGGGCCTTGCCAGGCACATCGGGCAGGCTGTGCGTGACCACTCACTGGCCAGCACATCCTCCAAGGCCCGGGTGGTGGCCATCGGCATCACTTCCCTGGGCCGAGTCCTGCACCGCCAGCTTCTGGACGATGCTCAG GAGGACAGCCCCGCCATCCACTACCCGACCCATGGGCGCAGCAGCCAGGGCCCCACCTGCTCCCTGGACAGCAACCACGCCTACTTCATCCTGGTGCAGCCGGGCCCCCCAGGGCAGGGGGACGGCCTGACAGAGCTGCAGCTCCGGCTGGAGAAGCACGTCTCGGAGCAGAGGACCGGCTACGGGG GTTCAGTCAGGAGGCACCTTGGGAGGTTGAGGGGGCCCTACGAGGCGATCTGCCAAAACTCCTGCCACACGGCAGACCCCCAGGTCAGGGCTTCACATTCTGGAAGTCTCATTTCCAGTTTGCTTGGGGAAGACCTCCGCCAGCGGCATTcctctgcctctgtggtctggCCCGTGCGTGGGCCTCAGCTGGCCCAGAGGCGCAGCCCAGAGCACGTCCGCCTCTAG